The Raphanus sativus cultivar WK10039 unplaced genomic scaffold, ASM80110v3 Scaffold4416, whole genome shotgun sequence sequence gaaaatcatcatcatcgtaGTCTTCAAACTCTGTTGCTCCGAGCATGGCAAGTGCAAGATGGCTCTTCATCTCAGATTTTGTACGTTGCAACTGCGGATAACAGTCCATTAAACTCGAAAGATTTGACTTTGTCCTGCTTGAAAACGTCCTTAGCTCTATTCTCCTGCTTTCACTGCCTATCAAAATCGAAACAATCTCTTTCATTCCAGGTCTACGCGACTCCTCATCCGTCACACATGCTCTTGCTGCTTGGATCATACGCTCCATTGCAACCGAGTTCTTTCTTGTACATGTCAGCCTTGGATCTAGCAACTCCTCTATAGCCTCCATCCCTCTACGTAACAACGGTTTCGCCTGCCAAAAAGCCAAACCGGTTATTAGAAGAGTTTATCTACATTAGACCGTTATTGTATTAGACAAAACTAATATTACATGCCGTGTTTTACGAGGTTCGAACCTCAtgatattcaaaaaaaaaaaaaatacagtccAAACCTCATtatattcaaaaagaaaatacagaTTCTGGTAAACCATGAACAGTTGAACCAAATTTTGTAGTTCAACCAAGCTTGACCGGAACCTGAATTTAGCAGGTTACGTCACAAATTAAATGGCATTTGGTTGGATATTAGGATTATCTTTTTCCATGTTTAGAAATAAGTTAGTGGGGAAGCTTGTGGAAATTAAGTTGCTACAAGTCAATAGGTTTGGTTTAGTAGTAGttatcagaaaaataaaagataaaaaaagacACTTACCCAAACTACCAAATTTTCTTCACCAGATGGTCTTCTTACTTCAATTGGCTTTCGACCCGTTATTAGCTCAAGCAACACGACTCCGAACGCGTATACATCTGTCTTGTCTGATATCTTGCCGTGTTGAAAATACTCTGGAGCTAGATAACTACAACAAGTTTTTTACCAAAATGTATGCAtacttttatttctatatatagtAATGAATTTATGGgatcaaaaatgttttcaaattagATACCCGAATGTTCCTTTCACGGTCTTACACAGGAAAGGAACCGATGGTGCAGCTGTCCAAGTCGCCAACCCAAAATCACACAGCTGAAAGAACCCAAATATAGACACTGTGGTTAAACAGAACACTGATCAATGAAACCACAAGGAGTGGTTTAAGTCTCTTTACCTTTGGGTTTTTGTTTGAGGAGATAAGAATGTTGGAGGGTTTGATGTCTCTATGCACAACACATTGCTCAGTGCCGTTATGTAAATAGGATATGGCATCTGCAATCCCTAAGGCGATCTTGTACCTTGTTGACCAAGGCAAACAAAAGGCAACCTTCacacctctcttcttctttttcttatctaCATTCagaaagagagcaaaaaaaaactatcaatcTCTAAAATAACTTGCAATCCAATGGTTGTGGAAAGAGAGAGGATCAGCTGAAGGTACTTTACCGTGTAAATAGTGTTCAAGGCTGCCACCAGAGACATACTTGTACACCAAGAAAAGCCCTTCTTCAGGATCGATACAGAACCCTAGAAGTGGAACGATGTTAGGGCATTGAAGAGAGCTTGCAATCATCAACTCTCTGCAAAACGACTTTGGTGATTCTGTATCTTCTTTGTCAAGTCTTTTGATAGCCAAGGCTTTTCGCCAAATCCCCATTCTACCCCTATATACACAGCTACAAGCTCCTCTTCCCAACACTCTCCCTAACCAAAATTACAACAGAGGACCACAAAACTCATCAACTTTCAAGCAGAGGTGTGTTTTCATATGTTATGGCTTTAGGGTTTACCTTTTGAGAAATTGCGAGTGGCGGTGACAATTTCACTGTAGCTAAACCGGACCAAGGTATTGGTCACTGGAGAAATGCTCTTCTCTAGCGAAAGAGCCGCCGACCAATTCAGTTCCACAGTCGGTTTATCTGTCTCCTTAACCTCATTCACCAGAAGAACCGTCGCCGATCCTTCAGACACCTGAAAAGACTGACAAGACGTTGATGGTTCCTCCCTTCTCATCTTCTCCAGCTCCACCTGTGAGCAAAGACTAAACCTAAATGACGACTGTCCTGAATATGGGTCTGACTCAATAAACGTTGGTCTTGTTTCCTCCAAAAGCCAAGCTTTGTTATGCTCATGAGAGCTCTCTCTGGTTCGACCAGAGAGGAAACAAGCGAAACCCAAAtcaaaaatcatttctttttttttttgccaaaatgggTTTTGATTAATGAAGAGATCTGAAGAAGATCACAAATCAAATACCCCAGAAAACGAGAACAAAAAGCAAAGGGAAGCAGAAAGAAAGTGACAAgttttctcttttaatttttgaaaagtgAAAAGTTGATTCTTTAAAGCTTTTGCTTATAGCACtctttgcatttataaaatgaaagaaaagtttcaagaagaagaaagatgaattAAATCGTCAGTGTATTGTTTGATGTTGGTGTGATGTTGGAGCAAAGAAAAAGAGTGGAGGGGGAAAGATAATTgtgaatatattaattattttgaataattgtTAGGATTACAGTTGGAAGATGATAATTGG is a genomic window containing:
- the LOC108818426 gene encoding probable serine/threonine-protein kinase PBL7, with amino-acid sequence MIFDLGFACFLSGRTRESSHEHNKAWLLEETRPTFIESDPYSGQSSFRFSLCSQVELEKMRREEPSTSCQSFQVSEGSATVLLVNEVKETDKPTVELNWSAALSLEKSISPVTNTLVRFSYSEIVTATRNFSKGRVLGRGACSCVYRGRMGIWRKALAIKRLDKEDTESPKSFCRELMIASSLQCPNIVPLLGFCIDPEEGLFLVYKYVSGGSLEHYLHDKKKKKRGVKVAFCLPWSTRYKIALGIADAISYLHNGTEQCVVHRDIKPSNILISSNKNPKLCDFGLATWTAAPSVPFLCKTVKGTFGYLAPEYFQHGKISDKTDVYAFGVVLLELITGRKPIEVRRPSGEENLVVWAKPLLRRGMEAIEELLDPRLTCTRKNSVAMERMIQAARACVTDEESRRPGMKEIVSILIGSESRRIELRTFSSRTKSNLSSLMDCYPQLQRTKSEMKSHLALAMLGATEFEDYDDDDFLFVGEGNR